The Blautia pseudococcoides genome segment TTAAAAAGATTTCGGTCAAACGCCATTCGCAGGAATGTGGCAAAATAATTGACCATAAGGAAATCACCCGGTTTAATGGAACGGTTAAGTTCATGGAGCAAAAAACGCCCGCAATAAATATCATTGCTTGTCCAGATATTTGCATAAAGCATGCGATGCGTTCCGTATATGGGTTCCCATATATTTGCCCCTCTTGTGGAAAGTGTTTGTATGTATTCGGGACTATTCTGCAGCTTTTCTATCTTTTCCTGAGAAAAGAATATGTTACCCGAATTTTCATCCACCTGAATATTTCCCATGCCCACAACCCATGTAGGCATAGCAAGAACATGAAACGTATTATCATGGATATAGAGTGGATTTTGAAAAAAATCCATAGCGGAAACGCATAATTCATGCAGCCCTCCGCCGCTGTTTAGAATATCCTCCAGCTTCTGGGACCATGATGCATAGCGGATAAAAATTTCCTGTATATAATTAAAGATGCTTTCCCAGCATCCCGATTCGTCTATTTCGATCACAGAGCACAATATTGAATCCACGTCCTCTTTTGATTTTCCGACCATGATCCGGCTTATACCGTTTTCTGTAATTGGGTATTGGTCGAATATCTCCCCTTTTGCCACATAGACCAATTGGGGAGACAATTCCTTCTGCCCATAATATATACCGGCGCCGGTTAGCCGCTGTTCATCATGCCATCTGCGAAAGAAGGTAATATTATAATCATCCTCCAGATTATCCACAAGGATCTGCATATTTAACAGGAGCTTGGTATCATAATTATATATCTGCATAGTTTTTCCTCAGTATTATAAAGTACAAAGTGCAGGACTGCTGCCATTATCATTATATACAGGTATTTTTTTGTTTGTAAAGCCCCAAAAAACTTTCGTCATTTTGATCACCCCATATGCTACAAAAAGTAGGAATCTATTTTCCGCAAATGGAACCCTGTGCGGATTTACGCAAACCGTGACCTGTTATATACTTGTTTTATGAATTTATTACAGCATACCGGTATCTGAACAAAAAGTAGGAATGGGCAAGTGCGCACGATGTCCAAAACGAAGGGAGAGATTCAGATGAGTAGTAAAACCAATCCTGACACTGAAAAACCCGGCAAAAAGGGACTGAGCAAGGCGCTGAAGCTGTTCTACGGCGTGGGTGACTGCGGCTTTACCCTGATGACCAATGTGGAGAGTTATTATTTTAACTTTTTCCTCACCAATCTGGCGCAATTCGGACTTGCCACCGTCTCCTTTATAACCACCACCGCGAGCATCATTGATGCCCTCCTGTCCTGGATATACGGAGCCATCTTAAACAGCATCAAACCGAAAAAATGGGGCCGTTACCGTTCCTGGCTGATCCTTCTGCCGTGGCTGGTACCTTTTCTCTACGCGTTCCAGTTTTTAAAGATCGGTGACGGGCCTCTTTCCATAGCGATCATTATCATAGCTGCCGTTGTCAGCCATATTGTATGGAACTTCCCCTATGTAGCCAATGTATCCATGATCGCCGTAGCCGGAAAAACACCGGACGACAGGGCACATCTGGCTTCCACCAGAGCTGCATGGGCCAACTTTTCAAAGGTTATCTTCTCCTATGTGGGACCGCCTCTGGCAGCTCTCTTTGCAGGCATGATCGGAGAGAAAAGCCAGTACGGAGCAACTGCTTTTGTACTGGGCTGTATCATGGCAGTGCTCTATTTCACACACTTTAAAATGTTTGACGGCTACGAAGAAACAGAAGCCGCCGCAAGCAGCACCACAGCAAAAAAAGACACTACAAAAACAGGAGGCATGGATCTGGTCAAAGCTCTTTTACAGAACCCGCCCCTCCTCTCTTTACTGCTTGCAGACCTGGCCAAATGGATGTTTAACTTTGTATGCTCCGGTGTCGCCATCTACTATTTTACATATGTGGCACAAGATTCCGGTCTGCTGGCAAGGTACATCCTGATCTCCAATATCCTGTGTGTCATTGGCTCCTACCTGGCAAAAAATATGGCGAAAAAGATTTCCACCAGATCGACTACCATTGTCACCTTTTTCGCTATGGCGGTCATCCTGATCGCAGCCAACTTTACCTATGCCAACGTAACCCTGGTCATTATCCTTATGTCTGTGGCACAGTTCGGATACGGCATTGCATACGCATGTACCCCTGCCCTCTATGCAGATACCATCATCTACTCTGAGTGGAAAACAGGGAAAAACGCCACCGGATGGATCAGCGGCCTTCAAAATGTACCTCTGAAGGTGGGCGTCATGACAAGAGGTATTATCATCTCCGCCTGCCTTGCCTTCGCTGCCTTTGACCCGAGTATTGACGCTGCAATGGCATCCGTAGAGCTGAAAAAGGGAATCTGCATGGCATTTATGATCATACCGGCACTGGCTCTCATCGTGGCCGCTGTACTTCTTCTCTTCGGCTTTTGCCTGACAAAAGAGAAAGTAGAACAGTATTCCGCAGAGATCGCCGCAAGAAATAACAATTGACAGGAGGGAATCAGGAAATGAAATTTGATGAAAAAGAACTGGAGATCATAGGTGAATACAACATGCCCGGAATTTACGGTGCACCGGACAGTATTGTACCTAAATACAACCGTCCCATCACCCCAAAAGAAAATATGCTCCGCATGCTGGACGGTAGAATGCCCCTTTGGGTCCCCAACCAGACCCTTGACAACAATGCCATTCAGCCCCTGGTCATGCCTGATGCAAAGGCCCGCAATTTCGGCGGTACGGACTGGTTTGGTATTGAATGGGAATATGAGCCTAACACAAAGGCTGCCATGGTAAAGCCAGGCACCCGCAGACTGTCTGATATTACAAAATGGCGGGAAGAACTGGAATTTCCCGATTTATCCGCCATAGACTGGAAGAAAGACTTTGAAGAAAACTACAAAGGACGGATTGCCGAAGACCGCTTTTCCTACTTTGTCATTGTAAACGGATTTTTTGAAAGAACGGCTGATCTTATCAGCTTTGAGGATGCCTTCTGCGCCCTCCTTGAGGAGCCTGACGAGCTTACGGCATTTTACGACAAACTGGCGGACTGGCATATAGAACTGATCAAGATCGCACATGAGGTTTATCACGCGGATATGATCCTCTTCCACGATGACATGGGCACCCAGATCAGCACCTTTTTCTCACCCTCCACCTATGAGGAGCTGTTTGTCCCCCAGTACAAAAAAGTCACCAAAGCAGCCCACGATATGGGAATGCACATCTGCCTCCACTCCTGCGGGTGCATTAAAACACTGATGCCTCTCATGATCGAGGCGGGATTTGATGCCTGGGAGGGACAGGACAGTGCCAATGACAAAGCAGCTATCATGAAGGAATACGGAAAAGACCTGGCACAGTGCACTCTGTATATCATCCCCGCAGACATGAGCGACGAGGACGCGGTTGCGGATATACACAAAAAAGTAGATGAACTGGCTATGACAGGCCGCTTTGCCTGCCGCTTAAAAGATGAAAAGCCTGACCGTGCAGTAAATCTGGCCGACGAACTGTACCGTTACAGCAGAATAAAATATGCAGAATTGGAGGAATCAAAATGCTGACACCCAAAGAAAACTTTCTGGAAACTTTAAAAAAGGACGGAAAACCGGACCGTCTGGTCAACCAGTACCAGCCCTTTGTACCGATCATGAATGACCCCTTACAGAAATTCACCAGAGGAAACCGGGTAAGAGGCAAAACTTCCGTGGATAAGTGGGGAACTGAGATCCTCTTCCCCGAGGACGCCCCCGGCCCCATGCCGCACGTTACGGAATCCAACAAAGTATGCCCGGATGTGACCGAATGGCAGAAATCCGTAAAGGTACCTGATCTGGCTGCCAACTGCAGCGACGGATGGGAGGACGCCCTTCAATCGGCGGCCCAGGTAGACCGCAGTGAAAAACTGGTGCTTGGCTTCATGGGAACCGGAATCTTTGAGCAGAGCCATTTTCTCATGGGCTTTGAGGATGCCCTTATGAACCTGCTGCTGGAACCGGAATCCATGAAGGAGCTGGTGGATGCCATTGCAGAGTACCGTTTCCGGTATGCCAAACTGCTTGTTGATAATCTGCACCCGGATATCATCCTCTCACATGATGACTGGGGCTCCAAAACCAGCCTGTTCATGCAGCCTGACATCTGGAGAGAATTTTTCAAAGAGCATTACCGCCGTATCTACGGATATATGCACGACCACGGCGTTTTAGTCATGCACCATGCAGACTCGTTCCTGGAACCCATCGTTGAGGACATGGCAGAGATCGGTGTGGATGTATGGCAGGGAGTTCTGCCGGAAAATGATATTTTAAAACTGCAGAAACAGCTTGACGGCCGTATGATTCTCATGGGCGGTATTGATGCCACCATAGACCGGGAGGATGCCACGGAAGAAGAGATCCGGGCGGACGTGCGCAGAGCCTGCAGCACCTACGGCCCGGGCGGTCATTTCATCCCCTGTATGACTTACGGCCTTGCAGGTACTATTTATCCCCGAACAGACGAGATCATAGCCGACGAGATCGAAGCCTACAACAGAGAGAACAGTGCTGTCTGACCGGCGGACGGCGAAGCGGAAACGGGAAAAGACTTCCCGTTTCCGCTTATTTCTATACGTTTCAAAGACTTTACGCCATTCATCCGTAAATGGTATACTGTAGACAGCGAAAAGCCGAAAGGAGAATCCATTCTTGACAGAATTATCTTTAAACCGGGAAGAGAAAAGCCGTCTGTTCCGGCTGAACATGCAGATATTAGCGGACGCCTTTACCGCACATTACCAAACTATCACTTTCTATGCCCAAAACGACCGCCCCTGTCTGGAAGGCATCCGCCTCTATAAAAGGGGAAAGAGCCTGAATCCCCGGTATGTCTATCTTCTGCAGAGCAGGGATGTGGATAACACCTTCCCGGAATATAAAAACATCGGCTTTATTTGTGTGGGACATACGGATATCACCTGTTTCCACCAAAGCTGTCCCGTCATTGAGCTGAAGAACAGCCCGGATTTCCTGGATGCCTTTGAGATGGTGCAGGAAACCTTTGCAAAATACAGGCAGTGGGACACACACCTGCAGTATGCCCTGAACAGCGAGCATCCTCTGGATGAAATGCTTCTGGCAAGCCTTGATATTTTCGGCAATCCCATGTTTATCCACAACACTGATTTTTACATACTTTCCTGCCCAAGATATGTGCAGGGCATGACTGTCTGGGAACGGGATTCCAGAACAGGGCACAACATGGTGCCTTTAAGCCTGATCCATGACTTTAAGGCAGACACCGAATATTTGGACACGCTCAGTAAAAAAGCGCCTGACCTGTTCTCTGCTGAACAGCGGGGTTACCGGATCCTCTACGTCAATCTCTGGAACGGCAGCCGCTATGAAGGCCGCATCTGCGTGGATGAAATACAGAGTGAATTGCAGAAGGGCAATTATCTGGCCCTGGAATATCTCGGACACTTTATAGAACTGGCTATCAAACACAAAAGTCTCTTTTCCCTGAGCATGGGCAATGACATGGACCGTTTTTTCAATGAATATCTGGACGGCACCATCGGGGACAACCAGCGCATTCTCAATTATCTTTATTTCCTGCACTGGAAGCAGAACGACCGGTATCTCTGCCTGCGTCTGGAGACAGAGCAGAGAGATATCAATATGCTGTCCGCGGCTGCCACACTGGGGCATATAGAAACCCAGATCCCCTCCGGCCATGCTTTCCTTTACAGGCATAGTATAGCTGTGGTCGTCAACCTGTCTTACGGGCACAGTTCCGCCTCCGAAGTGATCAGCAGCCTGGCCATCCTCATGCGGGAAGGCCTTCTGAAAATGGGAGCCAGCTCGGAGATCCATGATTTTATGCTGGTTCCCCAGGGATATATCCAGGCCAGCGCAGCACTGGACCTGGGGCGAAAAAGTGACAGCATGACCTGGTGCTACCGATTTGATGACTATCTGCTGGAATATCTTCTGAAAAAAGGCAGGCAAGAGATCCCGCCCCAGCTCCTCTGTTCCGAAAAGCTGCTCCTTCTGAAAAAATACGATGATAAAAACAAGACCGATCTATACCACACCGTAAAAGTCTATCTGGAACTGGAACGCAATATCCTCCAGACCGCAAATGAGCTGTACATCCACCGCAGCACCCTCTTCTACCGTCTGGACCGTATCCGCAAAATAGCGGGTATTGATTTCGAGGACAGCAGAGAGCGCCTGATCTTAAGACTTTCCTTCTACATCCTGGAACAAAAACTGGAAACCTGACCCACTAAAAAAGGAACAGAAAACGATCCACCACAAACCGTTTCTGTTCCTTTTTTATGATTTATCTCTTATTTTTGCCAAGGGACGCAATCTTCTCCCTGTAAATCTTTCTGTAAAAATAAGCACTCAGCACCACAGATGCGATCTCCGCGATGGGAATAGACCACCATACGGCTGACAATCCACCCACCTTTGCCAGAATGGCTGCTGCCGGAAGAATGATCAGAAGCTGTCTGGTGGCAGAGATGATCAAACTGTACACACCGTTACCCAAAGCCTGGAACACAGAGCCTACGATGATACAAAACCCTGCAAACAGGAAACTGAGACAGATGATCCTAAGAGCAGGAACACCGATCGCCAGCATATCCTTCGATGCATTGAACATACCCAGAAGCTGTGCCGGAAAGATCATAAACAGGGCAAGCCCCAGAAACATAATAACAACCGCAGAAATAATACTGATATGGATCGTCTGGGTGATCCTCTTTTTATCCCCTGCCCCATAGTTAAAGGCAACAATAGGCACCATACCATTATTCAGTCCGAAGACAGGCATAAAAATAAAACTGTTAAGCTTGAAATACACACCAAATACCGCTGTAGCCGTGGATGTAAACTGGATCAGGATCTTGTTCATTCCAAATGTCATGACCGATCCAATGGCCTGCATGATAATAGAAGGCACACCAACCGAATAGATCACTTTGATGATCCGGCCTGACGGCCTGAAATGCCGCATACCGATATGGATATCCTTATTAAACTTAATATTAAAAAACATTGCCAGAAACATTCCGCAGAACTGTCCCAGAACCGTAGCCGCAGCCGCTCCCGCAACTCCCATCTTAGGAAATCCGAAAAGGCCGAAGATCATAATAGGGTCAAATATAATATTGACAACAGCACCCAGCCCCTGGGAGATCATGGTGTAAAAAGTACGTCCTGTAGACTGCAGCAGCCTCTCAAACATTACCTGCATATACACGGCAATACAGAGCGCTGAAATGATCGTCATATACTGGATCCCGTATTCCCTGATCTGCACATCAGCAGTCTGCATATGGAAAAAAGGTTTTGCCAGCAGTACACCCAGCACCGCAAAGACAACACAGCTCACAAATGCCAGAAAAATACCATTTTTCGCTGATTCATCCGCCATCCTGCCGTCCCGCTCACCGAGACTCCTGGACAACACTGCATTTACACCCACTCCGGTACCCACAGCTATAGAGATCATAAGGCTCTGCACCGGAAAAACCAGGGAGACGGCTGTCAGCGCATTCTCATTGATCTGTGCCACGAAAATACTATCCACTACATTATACAATGCCTGTACCAGCATAGACAAAATCATAGGCAGCGACATCTGAAACAAAAGCTTCGGAACCGGTACGACCCCCATTTTATTTTCTTGTACGTTAGTTTGTGTCATATAAGACTTCCTTTCCTTCGTGTTTTTATCCCATCATGGAACTTCTTATGCCAAAATAATAGAAACCACGCTCCGCCAGTTCACTGCAGGCTTTCTATCATCATAACAAAGAGTCTGCCGAAGCAGACTCACATTTCACTTTTACTTTATATAGTGTAAAGGAATTAAAAAATATTGTCAATCCATTATTCTGTCTTTTTCTGCGTCTCTCATTCCAACAATCTGTAGAACACGATCCCACACTTACTTTTCCTTCAGCCTTTCCCATACCGAATAAGGAATCTTCAAATTTCCCCAGCCGCATCCTAAATCTATATTCGGCTTATTGGCCCCATGAAAATCACTGCCGCCGGAAAGCCCCAGGGAAAGACGCTTCGCCAGCCTTATCACAGCCCCCTCCTCAGCCGGGCGGTAAGTAGAATAAAAGGCCTCCAATCCGTCAAGCCCTGCCTTCTTCATCTCCGCCGTCATCTTCTCCAGATTCCCATCCGAAAGCCTGCACAAGACCGGGTGGGCAAAGACAGCCTTTCCGCCGCCCTCATGGATAAGCTGAATCCCCTGAAACGGCGTAACCTTTTCCCTGGGCACATAACAGGAAGCATGATCCCCCAGAAACCTGTCAAAAGCCTCCTTGATAGAGCTGACATATCCTCTTTCCAAAAGAAACCGTGCAAAATGCGCCCTGGTCCAAACACTCTCCGGAAACTCCTCCATCATCCTTTCATAGGTAACCTCCATCCCAAGTTCCCTCAAACGTTCCATCATCATCAAATTCCGCGAATCCCTGGACTGCTGAAACCGCAGCAATTCCTCCTGGAACCGGGCATTCCTCCAGTCAATCCCCAGCCCGACAATATGAATATCCTTTCCCCACCATGTAGTAGAGATCTCAATCCCCGGAATCACCTCCAAAGTCGTTCCCACTGCCGCCGCCACAGCCTCCTCAATCCCGTCCGTCGTATCATGGTCCGTAAGCGCAACCGCCCGCAGCCCCTTCTCCACCGCATATTCCACAATCTCCCCCGGCGAAAAAGTTCCATCAGAGGCATTAGAATGCACATGCAGATCTATCATATCCTTCATAACCCATTTCTCCTCTCCCATCACTCCCCAACGCCCCTTTCCTTCTCCCTCCCAGTATAGCAAACCTATCCCAAAGATACAATATCCACCCAATCATCCATCACTTCACCTATCATCCTTGATCCAGCTCACCCCCATCCTTTCCCATCTCTTTTTGTCCGCCTTCCTGCCTCAAATATTTTTAACATTTTTGCTAAAAAAAGCTTGCATTTTGTTAAAATGTGTAGTATCATAATCTAGCGTCATGCGAAACAAGAAACACAATACGGTTCGTTGGTCAAGCGGTTAAGACGCCGCCCTCTCACGGCGGAAACAGGGGTTCGATTCCCCTACGAACTGCTCATTCGCTAAGCTATAACTGAAAAGCATCAAAACAAAGCACACATACGGTTCGTTGGTCAAGCGGTTAAGACGCCGCCCTCTCACGGCGGAAACAGGGGTTCGATTCCCCTACGAACTGCTCATTCACTAAGCTATAACTGAAAAGCATCAAAACAAAACACACATGGTTCGTTGGTCAAGCGGTTAAGACGCCGCCCTCTCACGGCGGAAACAGGGGTTCGATTCCCCTACGAACTGCTAAAAAAGATTTCAGTCCAATCACTGAAATCTTTTTTATTACCCAAAACAACAAAAGTTTCGCAGATCCCCGTGGCCATCCTATACAAATGCACCATCCACAAATGTACCGCCCGGCAGCAGAAGCCCTACGGCGCGCAGCCCAACAACAAACCGCCATACGGAAATCCCCGGCTTCCCGTACAGCGGTTCCTATTCCCACAACTCTTAACGCTTCCAGCCTTCCCCTTATTACTCCCCCATCCGGCCTGCGCCCTGACCCGGCCCGCTAATCCTCCGGCGCCTCCGCAGGCACAAACACTCTCTGATCCGCGGCACTCTCCGGCACACTAACCCGTTCCCATGCCTCGAAACAGAAATAATCCTGAGAATTCAAAAGCACCTTCCCTCTTTTATCAATCTTCTCATACCTGCCATCTGCCTGCAGCACATGGGCCTTCACATTATCCGCAAGCTGCATCTCCAGAATATGCTTCACTTCCTCTTTCAGCCGTTCATCCTCCACAGGAAATACGATCTCCACTCTCTTGTCCAGGTTCCTGGGCATCCAGTCTGCGCTTCCCATAAAGACGTCCTCATGCCCGTCACTGTAGAAATAAAATATCCTGCTGTGCTCCAGAAAATTCCCCACAATAGAGCGCACGGTAATATTTTCACTGACTCCCGGTATTCCGGTCTTCAAACAGCAGATTCCCCGCACGATCAGGTCAATCTTCACCCCTGCTGCGCTGGCTGCATACAGGGCCGCAATAATATCCCTGTCACAGAGAGAATTCATCTTCGCCACAATTCTGGCCTTCCGTCCTTTCAGCGCGTATTCCCGCTCCATCCCGATCTGATGCAGGAAACGGTCACGCATCCAGATTGGCGCCACCACCAGCTTATTCCAAGTCCTCGGCTCCGAATAACCGGAGAGCATATTAAATACCGCTGTGGCATCCTCCCCGATTCTGGCGGAACAGGTGAGGATACCGCAGTCTGTATACAGCTTCGCGGTGGAATCATTATAATTTCCAGTTCCCAGATGCACATATCTGCGGATACCATTTTCCTCCCTGCGCACCACCAAGGTGATCTTGCTGTGCGTCTTGAGTCCCAAAAGTCCATAGATCACATGGCACCCTGCCTTCTCAAGCATCTTTGCCCAGACAATATTATTCTCCTCGTCAAAACGGGCTTTCAGCTCCACCAGAACGGTCACCTGCTTGCCGTTCTCCGCAGCCTGGGCCAGCGCCGCGATAATAGGCGAATTGCCGCTCACCCGGTACAACGTCTGCTTGATAGCCAGCACATCCGGGTCCTTGGCTGCCTGCCGCACAAAATCCACCACAGGCTGAAACGTCATAAACGGATGGTGCAGCAGAATATCCCCTCTTCTGATCTGGGTAAAAATATCCTCGTCCGTCATCATAGCCGGTACCGGGGCCGGTGTGTAAGGCTTGTTCCTGTACTCCTCAAACCCGTCCATTCCATACATCTTCATAAGGAAAGTCAGATCCAGCGGCCCATTGATCTGGAAGATATCCTCCTCCTTGATCTCAAACTCCATTTTGAGGATATTCAAAAGCCTTTCATCCATCTTGTCTTCCACTTCCAGCCGGATCACTTCGCCCCACTGGCGCTTTTTCAGCTGTTTCTGGATTTCCTTTAAAAGGTCTGCCGCTTCGTCCTCGTCAATGGTCAGATCCGCATTTCTCATGATCCGGTACGGGCAGGTGCAGGCCACCTGGTTGCTCAGAAACAGCTTGCCAATATTCCGCTCGATCACCTGCTCCAGGAGGATCACCACAGGATTCCCTTTCTTATCCTCAGGCAGCATGACGATCCTGGGCAGCACGGATGGTACCTGGACTGTGGCAAACTCCAGTTCCTCTCTGCCTTTTTTATCCTTTTTGGATATCAGGGCGCCAATATTCAGCGTCTTGTTTCTGATGAGCGGAAAGGGCCTGGCCGAATCCATCGCCATAGGTGTGAGGACCGGATACACACTGTCCTCAAAATAACGGTCCACATATTTCTGCTGTTCCTCCGTCAAATCCTCATGCCTCTCCACCACGTAAAGCCCTACCTTTTTCAGCGCAGGCAGAAGAGAACGGTTGTAAGTATTGTACTGTGCCTCCACCAGTTCCTTTGTCACAACAGACAGCTCTTTTAACTGGTCCTTGGGTGTCATACCGGCAATATCCGGCTTCGTGTATTTTGCATGTACCATATCTTTCAGGGAAGCAACCCGAATCATGAAAAACTCATCCAGATTGGAGGCCGTGATACTTAAAAATTTCAGCCTCTCAAACAGAGGCAGACTTTTGTCCCTGGCCTCAGAGAGGACTCTCTCGTTAAATTTGATCCAGCTCAATTCCCTGTTCCAGTAGTATTCCGGTTTTATATACTCTTTTAAATCCATCCTGATGCCCCCTATCTTCTCTTCTTTCGCCGCAGTCTCGGGCGGATGCTGAATACCTCTTCAAAGAAATCTGCCTTTTCCGTCAGAAGCCCTTCCTCCAGCGTCAGATCTTCCTGTGTGTCAATGGTCAGTATCAGCTCTTTCTCCCTGACTGCAGCCTTGATCTCCTCCACTTTCTGTTTGTGGCTGCGGTCCAGAGCATTGGCAACCCTTAAAATTGCTGTCAGCTTACCGATCAGTATATAAGTGTCACGGTCAATGGCGCTCTTGGAATCCGCCTCCCCGTAATACTTAAAAGGCTCTGAATTAAACCGCACCACACTTGCGATCACCTCCCGCTCCATATGGGACAGGCCGATGATCTCCGTGGACATAATGATCGCATAGGAGCACTCCGCCGCATTACTCATACTGATATATTTCCCGCAGTCATGGAGGATCACTGCGATCTGCAGCAGCAACTTCTCCCTGCTGCCCATGCCGTGCACCTTCTTCATACTGTCAAAAATAATGGTTGCTGCCTGAGCGACCGCCTGGGTATGGTTCTTGTTGCTCATGTACCGCTTTGCTATATTCCTGGCAGATACCAGTATGTCATTTTCAAAATTATGGGTACTTTTGATAAGCTTCTGCTTCTGGGCATGATCATAGGAAACACCGTCATTTAACTGGGTGCCGGGAAGCCATAAAGTCTCTGCTCCCATCTCATCAATGAACACCCTGCAGATGATCAGGGTAGGCACCAGAATAGTGGCAAATTCCAGGGATATCCCCAGTTCCACAGCCGCCTGTTCCGGAGATTTATGGACGATCCCTTCATATACCTGCATAAATGCGTCACGGCTGACAGTCCTGTTCTCCTCCATACTATTCTTTTTCTTCAGGAGCGTCTCCATAAATACATCCCCCAGAAGAATAATATTGTCAATTTTCCGCTCCTTCAGATGCAGCTTTTTAAAACTGAGAATATCATTGTGGATCAGTTCCTCCACCAGATGCTCATAGTACACGGTCTCCTTTTCCACCGGGATCAGCCGTTCCCGGATACGCAGGCTGCCCATCTTAAAGTTCTGGGTAGTCACCAGCGAGTCCTTGTCGAACAGGGAGATCTGTACATTTCCGCCGCCTATCTCAATGATAGCGGTTCCCTTCTGGATGATCTTTGTAAAAGCCGCTTCCTTGGCTGCCAGTGATTTGTAGCCGTAAAATCTCTGCTCTGAATTGCTCAGTATCTCCACATTAATACCTGTTTTCTGGTATACCTGGTCCAGCACGATCCAGACATTTTTCGCCTCCTGCAGCGTACTGGTGGCACAGGCACGGTAGGCATCCACCTGGTATTCCTGCATGATACCGGCAAAATCCCGGAGCACTGCACACAGCTCCTGGGTGGAATCATATCCTATTTTACCTGTTCCGTAGGTATCCCGCCCGATTTCCAACCGGCTTCTGACCTCATCAATCTGACGGATTCCCGCTTTGGGTGAAATTTCGTAGATATCCATGGATACATGATAAGACCCCACATCAATTGCTGCAAATCTTGTAATTGCCATTTTCTCACCTCTTCCGTAAACGGACTATATCTTATTTCTGTACTCGTTGGCTGAAATCCCCTCTATCTTTTTAAAGACCCTGGAAAAATGCGCCATATCTAAAAAGCCCACTTCCTCCGCCACATCTCCGATACGCAGGGAAGGGTCTTTTAACAGCTCTTTGGCCTTCTCGATCCGGATGGAATTGAGGA includes the following:
- a CDS encoding PucR family transcriptional regulator produces the protein MQIYNYDTKLLLNMQILVDNLEDDYNITFFRRWHDEQRLTGAGIYYGQKELSPQLVYVAKGEIFDQYPITENGISRIMVGKSKEDVDSILCSVIEIDESGCWESIFNYIQEIFIRYASWSQKLEDILNSGGGLHELCVSAMDFFQNPLYIHDNTFHVLAMPTWVVGMGNIQVDENSGNIFFSQEKIEKLQNSPEYIQTLSTRGANIWEPIYGTHRMLYANIWTSNDIYCGRFLLHELNRSIKPGDFLMVNYFATFLRMAFDRNLFKRNDVTSFEKIIIKLIKGEPVEQPYLVKRLEMLGWKLTNEYICLKLEIQKDSKEILRHQKICSSVNIILKDALSISVENGAFSICNLSLSQYTRNELAMKLDSLCREMDLIIGCSNHFHDFTEIREYSRQAEKAILLSLQRNSMGNFFCFSEYVLDYIIGHFTEEFSIRSICSDSIMALDQIDHEKGTEYIETLTCYLKHGCNQTPTANELYIHRSTLMYRLERIQKLTGINLEDPDTRLFIEISMRLLGYIT
- a CDS encoding MFS transporter produces the protein MSSKTNPDTEKPGKKGLSKALKLFYGVGDCGFTLMTNVESYYFNFFLTNLAQFGLATVSFITTTASIIDALLSWIYGAILNSIKPKKWGRYRSWLILLPWLVPFLYAFQFLKIGDGPLSIAIIIIAAVVSHIVWNFPYVANVSMIAVAGKTPDDRAHLASTRAAWANFSKVIFSYVGPPLAALFAGMIGEKSQYGATAFVLGCIMAVLYFTHFKMFDGYEETEAAASSTTAKKDTTKTGGMDLVKALLQNPPLLSLLLADLAKWMFNFVCSGVAIYYFTYVAQDSGLLARYILISNILCVIGSYLAKNMAKKISTRSTTIVTFFAMAVILIAANFTYANVTLVIILMSVAQFGYGIAYACTPALYADTIIYSEWKTGKNATGWISGLQNVPLKVGVMTRGIIISACLAFAAFDPSIDAAMASVELKKGICMAFMIIPALALIVAAVLLLFGFCLTKEKVEQYSAEIAARNNN
- a CDS encoding uroporphyrinogen decarboxylase family protein — encoded protein: MKFDEKELEIIGEYNMPGIYGAPDSIVPKYNRPITPKENMLRMLDGRMPLWVPNQTLDNNAIQPLVMPDAKARNFGGTDWFGIEWEYEPNTKAAMVKPGTRRLSDITKWREELEFPDLSAIDWKKDFEENYKGRIAEDRFSYFVIVNGFFERTADLISFEDAFCALLEEPDELTAFYDKLADWHIELIKIAHEVYHADMILFHDDMGTQISTFFSPSTYEELFVPQYKKVTKAAHDMGMHICLHSCGCIKTLMPLMIEAGFDAWEGQDSANDKAAIMKEYGKDLAQCTLYIIPADMSDEDAVADIHKKVDELAMTGRFACRLKDEKPDRAVNLADELYRYSRIKYAELEESKC
- a CDS encoding uroporphyrinogen decarboxylase family protein, with translation MLTPKENFLETLKKDGKPDRLVNQYQPFVPIMNDPLQKFTRGNRVRGKTSVDKWGTEILFPEDAPGPMPHVTESNKVCPDVTEWQKSVKVPDLAANCSDGWEDALQSAAQVDRSEKLVLGFMGTGIFEQSHFLMGFEDALMNLLLEPESMKELVDAIAEYRFRYAKLLVDNLHPDIILSHDDWGSKTSLFMQPDIWREFFKEHYRRIYGYMHDHGVLVMHHADSFLEPIVEDMAEIGVDVWQGVLPENDILKLQKQLDGRMILMGGIDATIDREDATEEEIRADVRRACSTYGPGGHFIPCMTYGLAGTIYPRTDEIIADEIEAYNRENSAV
- a CDS encoding PucR family transcriptional regulator; the encoded protein is MTELSLNREEKSRLFRLNMQILADAFTAHYQTITFYAQNDRPCLEGIRLYKRGKSLNPRYVYLLQSRDVDNTFPEYKNIGFICVGHTDITCFHQSCPVIELKNSPDFLDAFEMVQETFAKYRQWDTHLQYALNSEHPLDEMLLASLDIFGNPMFIHNTDFYILSCPRYVQGMTVWERDSRTGHNMVPLSLIHDFKADTEYLDTLSKKAPDLFSAEQRGYRILYVNLWNGSRYEGRICVDEIQSELQKGNYLALEYLGHFIELAIKHKSLFSLSMGNDMDRFFNEYLDGTIGDNQRILNYLYFLHWKQNDRYLCLRLETEQRDINMLSAAATLGHIETQIPSGHAFLYRHSIAVVVNLSYGHSSASEVISSLAILMREGLLKMGASSEIHDFMLVPQGYIQASAALDLGRKSDSMTWCYRFDDYLLEYLLKKGRQEIPPQLLCSEKLLLLKKYDDKNKTDLYHTVKVYLELERNILQTANELYIHRSTLFYRLDRIRKIAGIDFEDSRERLILRLSFYILEQKLET